The genomic window GGAGAGAAAGTATTGACTAGCTAAATTCTCCATAGAAGTGCCTTCTCTATAAGCGCTCTTTATAGCAGCATTACGTTCATCAAGTTGTTTTCTTCCACCGGATCGACTGCCCCATTTATTATAGGCTGTTTTAGGTTTCGGCACATAAAGTGCCTCACCTTGCACGTATTTCTGAATTTCTGCAATTAAAGATTCCGGTAATACAGCTGTTGCATTCGTATATTTCATGTTGGCCAGCTCCTTATTTATTATTTGTATACAAATAAGGGCAAAGCCTAATATGGCGATATTTAATAAATGAAGTTTAACCCCATGCAAAGTATCGCCTACATACTAGGCTTT from Bacillus sp. HMF5848 includes these protein-coding regions:
- a CDS encoding CD3324 family protein, which gives rise to MKYTNATAVLPESLIAEIQKYVQGEALYVPKPKTAYNKWGSRSGGRKQLDERNAAIKSAYREGTSMENLASQYFLSIDTIRKIVYSK